The sequence CCTTGCACACCCACGCCCCCTCTTGCATGCACACCACCTCGCACACCCGCACCCTCCCTTGCACGCCCCCCCCGGGGCGCCGCCGGCCGGCGCATGCGCAGAGTGGGGTGGGCGGTGTCGATCGATGTCTCTGGGCTCCACCCTCCGGCCTGTCCCGTTCCGCCGGCGATTGAGCGGCCTGTCCGGGCGGCGGGACCgagaggtggggggggacgggggtcccggggggcggtaaggggtcctggggggccggtaaggggccctggggggggtcctggggggccGGTAAGGGGCCCTGGGAGGGTCGGGGCCGGtaaggggccctgggggggtcctggggggctgGTAAGGGGCCCCGGGGGGGTCTGGGTCTGGGCCGGGGCCGGTAAGGGGCCCTGGGGTcctgtggggcagggctgggccgTGTGGGGCgggtgctgggctgtggggtgcGTGTGGCGCAGGGCCGGGGCCTGGGGGGGCGGGTAAGGGGCCGTGGGGTGTGGGGCAGGCCCGTGGGCAGCACCGTGGGCCGTAGGCGcctgggggggggcccgggTGGATCCGTGGGCAGCCCCAGGCGAGGGGTGTCGGTGgggccacccccccccccccgtgccggTGGGGACCCcgtcctcccttcccctcccccccagcagcccggGCTCGgcgtgccccccagccccgccatGGGGCTGCTGTCGGACCCCCACTGCCGGCGGGCGCTGTCCCGCCTCGTCCTGCGCCTCAACACCCCGCTCTGGTGAGTgccggggggtgctggggaggggggggacccCCCTGGGTCCCTGGGGTGTCAGGGGGGTGCGATGACCCCCCTGAgtccctgggggtgctggggagaagggggacCCCCCCCTGAGCCCCCGTCTTGCCCCCGCAGCACCCTGAGCTACGTGGCGGGGCTGGGCTGGTTCCTGGCCCTGGCCTTCCAGCCGCTCGCCCCCCGCACCTACATGTCGGAGAACGCCATGGGCTCCACCATGGTGGAGGAGCAGTTCCTCTTCGGCGAGAGGGCCCTCTCCTACGCCCGGGAGTTTGCCGGGCACAAGAAGAAAGCGGGGTGAGAACGGGGATGCCAGGGCACCGCTCCTGCGGGGGCTGGCGCGAGCAGAGGTGCCCcccaggggggtttgggggggtccatCCCGCCTCTCCCGCTCCCCAGGGGCATGCCGGTGGCCTGGCTGGAGAAGACCATGTGGaacctggggctggaggtgcaccGGCAGCCCTTCTCCCGCACGCTGCCCTTCCCCGACGAGACCCGCGAGCGATACGTGCGTACCGCGTCCCCTCCCCGCCAGACCCTCACCCCCCTGTCCCGGGACGGGGGTCCCGGCCGAGGCCGCCCCCCCCAGCGCTCCCCTTCCCTCGGCAGATGGTGAAGGGCACGAACGTGTACGGCATCCTGCGGGCGCCGCGCGCCGCCAGCACCGAGTCGCTGGTGCTGAGCGTGCCGTGCAGCGAGGGGCCCCACAACAACCAGGCCGTGGGGCTGATGCTGGCCCTCGCCTCCTACTTCCGCGGTGAGTCCCCGGGGGGCTCGAGGTCCCCTCCTGGTGCTGGCTCTGGGGCCGCGGGGCGATGctggggggtccccggggtgcTGAGGGTCCCCGTCCCTgcggctgggcagggggggtggGAGCACTGGTACCCacctgcccgcagccccaggggGGCCCCGGCTTCTCTGGGGTCAGCACGGGGAGCGGGTCCCACCGGGGCTGTGCCGGgtgctgccggggcagggaccgggctgtgccggggctgtGCCGGGCTTTGCCGGGGCAGGGACCGGTCTGCTGCAGCCGCCCCGTTGCCTGCAGGCCAGATCTACTGGGCGAAGGACATCATCTTCCTGGTGAACGAGCACGACCTGCTGGGCATGGAGGCCTGGCTGGAGGCCTACCACGACGTCAACATCACCGGTGAGccgggggctcgggggggcCGCGCCCGTTCCCCGGCTGTGCCGAGGGGCCGCCGGCAGCGCTGACGCGGCGCGGTGCCCGCAGAGGTGCGGTCCTCGGGGACGCTGGGCCGGGCGGGGGCCATCCAGGCGGCCATCGCGCTGGAGCTGAGCAGCGACGTGATCACCAGCTTCGACGTGGCGGTGGAGGGGCTGAACGGGCAGCTGCCCAACCTCGACCTGCTCAACCTCTTCCACGCCTTCTGCCAGAAGAACGGGCTGCTCTGCACCATCCAGGGCAAGGTGAGCCGCCCTGCCCGCCGCACCGGGGTGCCACAGGTGGCCACGGTGGCCAGCAGGCCCAGGGCAGTGACCGTGCCCCTGTACGGGCACCGGCGGGGCCGCACCTCAAAAACTGGGTTCAGGTTTGGGCCCCTCGCTGCCAGAAGGACATCGAGGTGCTGGAGCGGGGCCAGAGAAGGGCGACGGAGcggggaagggtctggagcacaagtctggtGGGGGAACTGGAACAGGACGGGAGGAAACGGCCTCCAGTTGTGCcgggggaggtttagatggGAGCTCAGGAAACATTCCTTCACCCACAGGGCTGCCAagcgctggaacaggctgcccagggcagtgctgGAGTCACCGTCCCGGGGGGGATTGCAAAGACGCCtcgatgtggtgcttggggacatgggttagtggtgggctgggcagggctgggtcaGCGGTTGGATCCCTCCTCTCAAGGGCCTTTTCCAGCCCCGATGATCCGCTGTCTCCTCCGTCCCGCAGCTGCAGCGCTCGGACTGGGACTCGCTGCCCGCCTACGCCCACAGCCTGCAGACGCTGCTGCTGATGGTGCTGGCCCAGGCGTCGGGGCGGCCCCACGGTGACCACGGCCTCTTCCTGCGCTACCGCATCGAGGCCATCACCCTCCGCGGCATCAACAGCTTCCGACAGTACAAGTACGACATGACCACCGTGGGCAAGTGagtgcggggctgggggaggggagccAGGGGGTCGCcggggcacagccccccccctcACCATGCCCGCTGCCCGCAGGACGCTGGAGGGAATGTTCCGGAAGCTCAACAACCTCCTGGAGCGGCTGCACCAGTCCTACTTCTTCTAcctgctgccctccctgtcCCGCTTCGTCTCCATCGGTGTCTACATGCCGGCCTTCGGCTTCCTCATCCTCGTCCTCGTCCTCAAGATATCCttttgggcggggggggcgggagggggggctgcCAAACCTGCTCGCTGCTTTCCCTGACGGCCCCACGCCCTGGACCTCTGGATGAAGCTGAGCAAGTGCGAGACGGGCAGCGGCGAGCGGCTCTGGGACGGCGACCACGCGGCCAGCGAGGTGGGGGCCCTTCCCcgcccctgcccctccccacgGGACCCCCGGTCGCGCCGGCCTCACCCCCGGCTCTTCGCAGGAGTCGCGTCCCGGCCTGCTGGCGCTGGTGCCGCCGCTGCTCATCTGCCATGCTGCCGGCCTCGCCCTCTACTTCTTGCCGGTGCTGGGGCAGCACGTGGCCACCCAGCACTTCCCTGTCTCCGAGTCGGAGGCCGTGGTGCTCACCGTCATCGCCATCTACGTAGCCGGCATGGCCCTGCCCCACAACACCCacaggtgctggggggggggggggttggtggggCCCGTGGGGCGCCGTGGCCGCGGGGCTGAATGttcccccccgtccccgcaggGTGCTGGCGGGTGGCGGCAGCGACCGGGGCTGGATGACGCTGAAGCTGCTGGCGCTGCTGTACCTGGCCGTGCAGCTGGGCTGCCTCGCCCTCCTCAACTTCTCCCTCGGCTTCCTCCTGGCTGCCACCATGGTGCCGGCTGCCGCCGCCGTCCAGCCCAACGGCCCCAAgtgagggggggctgggggggccgggagCCCCTCTctggtgtgggggggggggctctccctgcagtggggggatgctgggggtaTTGCCTGGGGTGGAGGGATGCCCGGGGGGCTCTCCCTGGGGTGTTGGAATGCCGGGGGGGCTctccccagggtggggggatgctggaggaTGCGGGGGGGctctccccagggcagggggatgctGGGAGCTCTcgctggggtggggggatgctggggggctctccccagggtggggggatgctgggagctcttgctggggtggggggatgctggggggctcttcccagggtggggggatgctggaggatgctgggggggctccccccagcgtggggggatgctgggatctctcactggggtggggggatgccGGGGGGGCTCTCCCCAGGGCGGGGGAAGGCCAGGGGACAGTGGGGGCTCTTGCCAAGGTGAGGGGATGCCAGGGGAatggtggggcgggggggatgctggggtgaCGCCAGGGGGGCCCTTCCTGGGGTGCGGGGATgctgggaggatgctgggggCTCTCCCCAGGgcggggggatgctgggggggggggcttctgtcctcggggtggggggacactggggatgCCGGGGTCCCCTCCCTGGTCCCCGCGGGGGCTGACGGTGCCGCTCTCCCGCAGGGTGCTGCTGgcggtgctgctggtgctggcgACGCCGGCCGTCACGCTGCTGCTGGGCATCTTCCTGCAGCGGGAGCTGGTGGAGGCGCCGGCGGCGGTGGCGGAGGGCTGGCAGCTCTTCCTGGCGGCCGTGGCTGAGGGGCTGCTCCAGCACCACCTCTACGGCTccctgctcttccccttcctcgCCCTCTGCGCCTACccctgctggctgctgctctggaaCGTTCTCTTCTGGAAGTGACGCCCCGCGTGTCCCCGCACAGGGACGGACCCACAGACCGACCCACGGATGGACCCACAGATGGACCGATGGACAGACCCACAGACGGACCCACGGACGGACCCACAGACCGACCCACGGATGGACCCACAGATGGACCGATGGACAGACCCACAGACGGACCCAGGGacgggcagcggggccgggggctggcaggggcgATGTCCCATCCCCGGGGACAGGGACACCGGCCCGAGGGGCGGCAGCGGGTCCTgccgcgggggggggcagggggctgccagTGGGGACCCCCCGTTGGGGGCTGCAGTGCCCGGTCTGTACCGGGGGTCCCGGTctgtacgggggggggggggggtcgggggtcCCGGCCCGGTCTGTAccggggggggggtcggggccgcagcgctgcaataaaggcgGAGCCGGGACGGAGCGGAGCCGGTTTTGTGCGACTGCGGATCGGGGGGCGGGGAAAACACAAGGGGACGAGAGGCCGTCCGTGACGTCGCTTCCGCTGTCGGGTGACGTCAGAGAGCGTACGTTACGTCCGGGGCGGGGCGCCGGCGCGTCCCCTCGACCTCGGCGCAGCGGCTGCCGGGAGGAGCGGAGCGATGGCGGCGGTGGCGGTGCGGAGCCTCCCGCTGCGGCCCTACGGCCGCCTCCTGCTGCCGCGGGCCCGGACCGCGCCCGCCCCGGTGAGACCCGGCCCcgagcccggccccggccccggccggtCCCCGCGTCCCGCCGCGACGTGAAGGTCaccgggcgggggcggcccccGGAGCCCATCGGCACCACGGGGAACGGGGCGGCCGGGACCGGGCCGGGGTGACCCcgctccctgtcccccccccatcctgcccgGTGGCCCCGGTCGTGTTCCCCCgatgcccccacccctccatccTGCCCGGCCTGTCCCGTGTGCCAGGCCCgccctgtgtccccccatcctgccccgTGTGCCCGGCGTGCCCCGTgtgccccgtgtccccccatcgTGCCCCGTgtgccccgtgtccccccatcccGCCCCGTGTGCCCGGCGTGCCCCGTgtgccccgtgtccccccatcctgccccgTGTGCCCGGtgtgccccgtccccgcccgCTGTCCCTGGTTCCCGCCTGGTTCCCGCCCGGTGCCGCCTCCTCGGCCGCGGCCCCCTCGGCCCAGCCCTTTCCGGTGCCTCCGGTCCCGTCCCGCCCCCCCATCCTGCCCGGcgtgccccatccctgcccggtcccccccccccggttccCCCGGGCCCTGCCCGATGTCCCCATCGCCCCCGCGGCCCCCGGCCCATCCCTGCccggtgtccccagcccccccccccgccccggtcccgCCCTGTGTCTCCatccccccccggccctgcccggtgccccctcccaggccgcggccgtcccgtcccgtccctgacggccgtgcccccccccccccaggccgcCTTCTCGTCCTTCTCGGGGCTGCCCCGCGGGGGGAAGCTGGCCCTGTCggcgctggggctgctggcggcgggcggggggggcctggccctggccctgcGCTCGGCCCTGTCGGCCGGCgagctggagatgcacccacccAGCTTCCCCTGGAGCCACGGCGGAGCCCTGGCCGCCCTCGACCACGGCAGGTACcgggacgggggacggggacgcGGCGGAGCCTCGGCGGGGAGCCGGGGccgtcacctcctcctcctcctcctcttcctcctcttcttcccagcCTGCGGCGCGGCTTCCAGGTGTACAAGCAGGTCTGCTCCGCCTGCCACAGCATGGAGTACCTGGCCTTCCGCAACCTCATCGGCGTCACCCACACCGAGGCGGAGGCCAAGGCGCTGGCCCAGGAGGTGAGCGTGCGTCCCCCTGCCGCCGTCCTGCCGTGCCCGGTGCCGCGGCGCCCCggctcagggctcttccccCCGCGCAGGTGGAGGTGGTGGACGGCCCGGATGAGAACGGGGAGATGTTCACGCGTCCCGGCAAGATCTCCGACTACTTCCCCAAACCCTACCCCAACCCTGAGGCGGCGCGAGCCGCCAACAACGGGGCGCTGCCCCCCGACCTCAGCTACATCGTCAACGCCCGGTGAGGGGCCGCTGCCGTATGGGGAGGGTCGGTGCGGCCGGTGCCGAGTCCTCGGCAGGGGAGGAGGACCCGCTGCTCTGGGgtctctgcagccccaggaCTAATCCCCGCTCCCCCCTTCCAGGCACGGGGGTGAGGACTATGTGTTCTCCCTCCTCACCGGCTACTGCGACCCCCCGGCCGGCGTGACGGTGCGGGAGGGGCTGCACTACAACCCCTACTTCCCCGGCCAGGCCATCGGCATGGCCCCCCCCATCTACAACGAGATCCTGGAGTTCGATGACGGTAAGAGGGGCCCGGTGCCGGTGTGGCGTGGCACGGTGCCATCCTGCGGGGGTGTCTGTTTGCAGGGTGCTcagccccccctgccctccccaggcacCCCGGCCACCATGTCGCAGATCGCCAAGGACGTCTGCACCTTCCTGCGGTGGGCGGCAGAGCCGGAGCACGATCACCGCAAACGGATGGGCTTGAAGGTGGGTGCCtgcgccggggggggggtggcgggagCATTTAGGGGGCAGCAGTGCCCCCACCATGGTGCCCGACCCCCCTGTGCGGCACTCGGGGCGGTGGTACCGTGGGGCGGGGGGCTTGACTCCTTCCTCCCGCAGATGCTGATGATCTCGGGGCTCCTCATCTCCCTCCTCTACTACATGAAGCGCCACAAATGGTCTGTGCTCAAGAGCAGGAAAATGGTCTATCGGCCCCCCAAATAGAGGGGGGGAGCGGGGTGCCCCCCAGCCCGACTGCACCGCCTGGGCCACGCAcagccccggggccgcgggggggTGCGGCCGGCAGCGTGTGCCCCCACCGCGGCTCCTTATTTAACATCGTCCTCAGCCCCCGCAGGCGCCGCTGCTCCCCCTCCCTGGGGGGGCCGGCGCCTGCGctccgaggggctgggggcaccgAAATAAAATCGGTTGTTCAAGTGGAAAGCGTGGTGCGGTGTCTGCCTGTACCGCGGCTCTCCCGGCACCGGCTGCAGCCCCTCAGGATCAGGTCGGGGGCTCGTTAAAGGGCCCGTCACCATCGCCCCCGTTGCGGGGAGATGAATTGTGGCAGCACTGGCAGCGAGGCTCTGGCACACAAACAGCTTTATTGGGATGCCCCGCACCGCCGGGCCGTTTCCCCCGCGGGAGCTCTGCCGCCTGCAGAAGCTCCATGGagccccccagcctgccccgctccccccagcACAGGGTCCGCGGCACCTCCCCACCCCGGGTCCTGCGTCTCCTTCCCCAGCCGCCGGCCCTGGCTCTCCCCTGCGACCTCTGGGCCCCGCTTCAGCCACGGTGCCAGCTCCGACCCCGGCTGGGCCGTCCCTCGGCGTGAGGAGAGCCGCTCCCGACCCCGGCTGCCTCCGGTGGGTTCCCTGTCCCTGGGCCAGGCAGGGGGTCAGTGGCAGTTTTGGCACCGGGGGTGGCACTTCTGTCCGTTGATGTTGCAGCGACATCCGCCACTGGTGTCCCCAGGCCCCTGGGGGGGACATGGGTCAGGTCAGGCTGGGAGCCCACCGCAGGGCTCCTGGGCAGCTCCGCCATCACCAGGGCACCGCAGGCTCAACCATCTCCTCCCCgcctgcagggatggggggggtccctgccgcCCCCCAGGATCGCTCACCCTGCctgcggggatggggggggtccctgccacCCCCCAGGATCGCTCACCCTGcctgcggggacgggggggtCCCTGCCGCCCCCCAGGATCGCTCACCCTGCctgcggggatgggggggggtccctgccacCCCCCAGGATCGCTCACCCCGCctgcggggatgggggggtccctgccgcCCCCCAGGATCGCTCACCCCGCctgcggggatgggggggtccctgccgcCCCCCAGGATCGCTCACCCCGCctgcggggatgggggggtccctgccgcCCCCCAGGATCGCTCACCCCGGGCCCCCAGCGCGGCCCCTTGGTCACCCAGCAGATCTCGGTCTGGCAGACGGTGCAGCGGATCCAGTCGCAGCCGTCTTTCTTCTGGACGATGATGAGGCAGGTGGGGCAGTGCATGGCCTCCCCGATCTGCACCAgcgtctggggggggggggaaagaggtGGCTGTGAGGGACCTGGGGACGTGCTCcagccccccgccagccccccgggacccccaccTGCAGCATGTCGTTGGTCTGTCGGGCAGCCGCGTCATTCTGTGCCTGGACCCGCAGGTCGTCCTGGTACTGGCGGCAGTTCTTCCCTTCGTGGATGGCCTGGGGGTGCGGAGATGGCACCGCTCAGTGCCGCTGCCCACCCCCGAGCCCCCTCTGCGGTGCCGGGGCGCGATGCCGAGGGCGGGGGGCTCACCTTGCAGAGCAGGCA comes from Grus americana isolate bGruAme1 chromosome 2, bGruAme1.mat, whole genome shotgun sequence and encodes:
- the GPAA1 gene encoding glycosylphosphatidylinositol anchor attachment 1 protein; translation: MGLLSDPHCRRALSRLVLRLNTPLCTLSYVAGLGWFLALAFQPLAPRTYMSENAMGSTMVEEQFLFGERALSYAREFAGHKKKAGGMPVAWLEKTMWNLGLEVHRQPFSRTLPFPDETRERYMVKGTNVYGILRAPRAASTESLVLSVPCSEGPHNNQAVGLMLALASYFRGQIYWAKDIIFLVNEHDLLGMEAWLEAYHDVNITEVRSSGTLGRAGAIQAAIALELSSDVITSFDVAVEGLNGQLPNLDLLNLFHAFCQKNGLLCTIQGKLQRSDWDSLPAYAHSLQTLLLMVLAQASGRPHGDHGLFLRYRIEAITLRGINSFRQYKYDMTTVGKTLEGMFRKLNNLLERLHQSYFFYLLPSLSRFVSIGVYMPAFGFLILVLVLKALDLWMKLSKCETGSGERLWDGDHAASEESRPGLLALVPPLLICHAAGLALYFLPVLGQHVATQHFPVSESEAVVLTVIAIYVAGMALPHNTHRVLAGGGSDRGWMTLKLLALLYLAVQLGCLALLNFSLGFLLAATMVPAAAAVQPNGPKVLLAVLLVLATPAVTLLLGIFLQRELVEAPAAVAEGWQLFLAAVAEGLLQHHLYGSLLFPFLALCAYPCWLLLWNVLFWK
- the LOC129202703 gene encoding cytochrome c1, heme protein, mitochondrial gives rise to the protein MAAVAVRSLPLRPYGRLLLPRARTAPAPAAFSSFSGLPRGGKLALSALGLLAAGGGGLALALRSALSAGELEMHPPSFPWSHGGALAALDHGSLRRGFQVYKQVCSACHSMEYLAFRNLIGVTHTEAEAKALAQEVEVVDGPDENGEMFTRPGKISDYFPKPYPNPEAARAANNGALPPDLSYIVNARHGGEDYVFSLLTGYCDPPAGVTVREGLHYNPYFPGQAIGMAPPIYNEILEFDDGTPATMSQIAKDVCTFLRWAAEPEHDHRKRMGLKMLMISGLLISLLYYMKRHKWSVLKSRKMVYRPPK